The Rosa chinensis cultivar Old Blush chromosome 7, RchiOBHm-V2, whole genome shotgun sequence DNA segment TTGCTGGCTGGTTTTCAGGGACCGTCACTCTCACTTCTTCCCCCCACctccatttttttaattaattaatttttttgcatttttcaagttttttttttttctctgaacGACAATATAACACTTCTAAAtaagattttatttttattatatataatacatataatGTCTGTATTTTGCAATGAAGTGTCCTTAATTTCTATTTGAGGTTGAAAAATTTATATTTAGATAAGATCCCACACATATCATCATATAGGAGAATGATTTTAGTATTCTAAGTCCATATCTTACACATTGTATTTATAATTTTGGTATTATGTCAATTAAAACACAATCTAAATACCATACTTTACAAATACTGAGATTAATAAACAAGATAATTTGAATAAGAATGAGTTTTGCATGGTTTAATACGTTTGGGAGATGTCATAAGTGGTACTCATGGACTACAATGACATGCTGAAACATGTTGAACCTTATTAACACTACTTTTCATGCTACCCTTCCATCAAATTTGCTACTTTAGGCTTTCAAGATTAATAATTTTGATTCcctaaattttcataattagcCATTTGTTAtcttaaattttaaaaattaatcAATGTTTGGATGGAGAAATTGACAAATTAATATGATGAAATGGTAGTAAATTGACTAATTTTGAAAACATAAAGATATCAAATTGGCATAGATAACACTTAGAGTAGTTGATTGACTAATTGTGAAAATCTAAGTTAGCAAATTTGTTAACATAAAACTTAGAGTAGTTGATTGACACTAATGTAAAACCGAGGACATCAAAACTGACTATTATGCCgaatattaaacaaaaattattgaTTTGATTACAAATACTTGTCCGAGGATTAGTACTTTATGTTCTCCTATAATCTTCTAGTTTTGTTTTCtgagatgaagttgatttttggTGTTGCATATGATTAAGCCCAACTTAGAAAATGTAATCCTTGATGCGAAGATCTTGATTTCAGGACCAATCATTTCATTGGACATGTCAAGGGGTTGGCGTCAAAGCATTTATACTTTATTGGGGTTATGGTCTCCCTCAAACTTTAGAGAGATAGGTGAGCTGTGCCTATATACCAATGGTGATCAGTCAACTCCAATGGTGAAAAAATCAACTTTCTCCTTTCTTCTCTTCTAGGTAAACATTGCAGCCAAACAACATTCCTACCATTGGTAAATCCAGTAAAAGATGGAATAGCTACTGTGAACTGTGAAGTTCACATCACTTCCAATCAGTTACTGTCAGTCAGTTTGCCAAACGGACTTGCAGGTAGCTAAACCAGCCAGGTATATGAAGAAGTTGAATACTGCTGACAATGCTTGATATAATGAATTCCATTAGCAGAACAGATTGCATGAGAAAACTCAAAAAGTGAGAAGGAATTGGATTTTCAGTTATAAGAGAACCTGCTCAAGTTAACCTAAAACGCAAGTGTATCAGACCAAAGATACGTTCAGCTGTTTCTGCAAAAACATTATGCAACTTGATAAACCTAGATTTCGTTAACAATTACCCACTGAAACTCAATTAACTAGCTCTATCGCAAAATCTCTGGTCTCTGTTGCAACAATGCCTGCATAAATTGGAGACTTTCCATCTCTGCTTGCGAGTGCCCTGGATCCGAAACAAATGGAACCGATAAAGTGAGCGATGAAATTTATGTCTTCGCTATGCTGCCTGCACCAATGTCATCATGGTTGGACAATACCGCGCGGTTGTTGCTGAGTTATGCAGTGTATGTTTCCACCCGCTAGAACAATCTCCCTAGCACCTTCAATTCTCACCACCTGAGCCAACAATACATTAACAGCTTGTTCACCAATATAAAAATAGTGCCAGAAATGAACAATCAATAAAGATAGAGAGTATGAATCCGTCTTGACCTTCAATTTTAATGCAATCGTCCTTTTTTGTTTACAATAGCATTGAGAACATCGAGACCATTCTGTTTTATATTTGATTCCAGTTAACAATCTATAATAAGCCTAGCACAGCACACACTAGTGATTGTTTGTATAGTAAAAGCAGCTCATAAGAATCACAATATCACAAAGTTCATGGTATGGAACGGCTTATAGGACACAAACTTTAGGACCATTGAACTTGATatcaattatgaatttatgattaTAAAAGTTAATAAGCTCAGCTTACTTCATGGTTCGGAAAGGCTTTCGATAGGACACGAACAGCCTCATCGTCCCATTTCTGGTCCCCAAATTGTGGTGCAATGATTGCTCCATTGGCAATGTAGAAATTCACATAAGAAGCTGCAAGTCTTGTGCCTGCAAGTCTCGGTTTAGCATCGTCCTGTAAAAACAATAAATCCCAGGATTGAGAAAACGTACCACACATTCTGAAATTTAATAGTTCTCCAATTTAACAATAAAAGGAGTAACTAGTCTATGTAGATACAAGTTTCAAGACCTGTAGCTAGGGGTTTAAACTTTCCTGATATAAGTAGCTCTCGAGTTGTATGTAGTTTGTACAGAAGAGTTGGTTTAAGTATTGTAAAAGTTGAATCTAGGTCTGCAGTGTTTACCTGAGAAACTCCAGCAGCCTCTTCCTCTGTCATGTATAGTGGGCCTGGCACATGAAGCTTAATCACTTCCAACTTTCTACCCTTGGCATCAGTAGTATTGCTGAGGACGGAAAGGGCTTCTACAGCTCGTTCATACTGAGGATCTGTTTCATCATCAGTCCAGGACAACAAAACCACACCAGGCTTCACAAAACAGCACATATTGTCGATGTGACCATTAGTATCATCATCTCCTGCCAAGCATGTTGGTACTCAGTTCAGGTTAAAGTAAAAAATAGGTGACCTAATTCCCCAAATGAAAGAAAGTAAACCAATCATTAGATAGTAGTCAAGTATAGTTCTTACCATATAATCCACGAGGCAACCAAATAATCTTCGTCACTCCAAGATATGCCTTAAGTTGATCCTCTATTTGCTCCTTGGTCAAATTAGGGTTCCTGTTTTTATTTAGGAGGCACTCCTCAGTAGTGAGGCAAGTCCCTAAAGGAAGAAAGCAATTTAtgataaacaaaataagatGACAACTGTGCTTGCACAGAGAATGAGCTTTCATAGTGTCTTCATTGTTACCTTCTCCATCTACATGGATGCTTCCACCTTCGAGAATCATGGTATGTGGAAACCTTGGAAGCTTCTCAATTGCCAGAATCTGCAGATTGCGAGTGTCAAGAAAACCTTTAAGCAGTGTCTCAGAAACACAAACGCACAAAGCACATatccgataaaataaaaaaaatatgatcTGTTTAGTTCCTCCAACCTTCCGTGCCACAAGGAGGTCATGACTCCAGTCTGGATAACAACCATCATCAACACCTACAAATACCAAGATTAAGCATTAAATGTGATTATGCACCTTAAAAC contains these protein-coding regions:
- the LOC112176151 gene encoding agmatine deiminase, with product MDMEGTPSLHGYYMPAEWEPHSQCWIGWPERPDNWRNNAVPGQLVFARVASAISKFEPVTVCASGAQWANARSQLPENVRVVEMSLNDSWFRDTGPTIVIGRSASCSQPEPKVAGIDWNFNSWGGVDDGCYPDWSHDLLVARKILAIEKLPRFPHTMILEGGSIHVDGEGTCLTTEECLLNKNRNPNLTKEQIEDQLKAYLGVTKIIWLPRGLYGDDDTNGHIDNMCCFVKPGVVLLSWTDDETDPQYERAVEALSVLSNTTDAKGRKLEVIKLHVPGPLYMTEEEAAGVSQDDAKPRLAGTRLAASYVNFYIANGAIIAPQFGDQKWDDEAVRVLSKAFPNHEVVRIEGAREIVLAGGNIHCITQQQPRGIVQP